The Elaeis guineensis isolate ETL-2024a chromosome 14, EG11, whole genome shotgun sequence genome has a segment encoding these proteins:
- the LOC105057189 gene encoding CBL-interacting protein kinase 18: MATENKGSVLMQRYEVGRLLGQGSFAKVYYARNIGTSQTVAIKVIDKEKVLKLGLIDQIKREISVMRLVRHPNVVQLYEVMATKSKIYFVLEYVKGGELFHKVSKGRLKEDVARKYFQQLISAVDFCHSRGVYHRDLKPENLLLDDNGNLKISDFGLSALAESKRQDGLLHTTCGTPAYVAPEVIGRKGYDGAKADIWSCGVILFVLMAGYLPFHDPNLMEMYRKIGKAEFKCPNWFPSDVRRLLLRILDPNPSTRISIAKIKENPWFRRGLDRRLLEGDVETKEIVPADVNAAFNPSGDNTVEGKQEMGKLSNLNAFDIISLSAGFDLSGLFEETDHRREARFISSQPASTIFSKLEDTANRLRLKVKKKDSGVLKMEGSRAGRKGVLEIDAEIFEVTPFFHLVEIKRANGDTLEYQKMLKQDIRPALKDIVWAWQGEQQQQQQP, from the coding sequence ATGGCAACTGAAAATAAAGGGAGTGTTTTGATGCAAAGATATGAGGTTGGCAGATTGCTAGGGCAAGGCTCCTTTGCCAAGGTATACTATGCTAGGAATATTGGGACTTCCCAGACTGTAGCTATAAAGGTTATTGACAAGGAGAAGGTCTTGAAGCTTGGACTTATAGACCAGATAAAACGAGAGATCTCAGTGATGAGATTGGTAAGGCACCCAAATGTTGTGCAGCTTTATGAGGTCATGGCTACCAAATCTAAGATATACTTTGTGCTGGAATATGTCAAAGGTGGTGAACTATTTCACAAGGTGTCCAAAGGCAGGCTCAAAGAAGATGTTGCCCGGAAATATTTTCAACAACTGATCAGTGCTGTGGACTTCTGCCACAGCAGAGGGGTTTACCACCGTGATCTGAAACCTGAAAACCTTCTTCTTGATGATAATGGAAATTTGAAGATCTCAGATTTTGGTTTGAGTGCCCTTGCAGAGTCTAAGAGGCAGGATGGTTTGCTTCACACAACTTGTGGTACTCCTGCTTATGTGGCTCCTGAGGTGATCGGCAGAAAGGGATATGATGGTGCCAAAGCTGATATCTGGTCTTGTGGGGTGATCTTGTTTGTGCTTATGGCTGGATATCTCCCTTTCCATGACCCAAATCTCATGGAGATGTACAGAAAAATTGGAAAAGCAGAGTTTAAGTGCCCCAATTGGTTCCCTTCAGATGTTCGAAGGTTACTATTAAGGATTCTGGATCCAAACCCAAGTACAAGGATCTCAATTGCAAAAATTAAGGAAAATCCTTGGTTTAGAAGGGGACTTGATCGCAGACTATTGGAAGGTGATGTAGAAACAAAAGAAATTGTTCCTGCTGATGTTAATGCAGCTTTTAATCCCTCTGGTGACAACACAGTCGAGGGGAAGCAGGAGATGGGGAAACTCAGTAACTTGAATGCTTTTGATATCATATCTCTTTCAGCAGGATTTGATCTTTCGGGTTTGTTTGAGGAGACTGACCACAGGAGAGAGGCAAGGTTCATTTCCAGTCAGCCAGcatccactattttctcaaaacTGGAGGATACAGCCAACCGCTTGAGGTTGAAGGTAAAGAAGAAGGATAGTGGGGTGTTGAAGATGGAAGGATCAAGGGCAGGAAGAAAGGGGGTGTTGGAGATTGATGCTGAAATATTTGAGGTCACTCCTTTTTTTCATTTGGTGGAGATAAAAAGGGCAAATGGGGATACCTTGGAGTACCAGAAGATGTTGAAACAAGACATAAGGCCGGCCCTTAAGGACATCGTTTGGGCATGGCAAGgtgagcagcagcagcagcagcagccttaG